Proteins found in one Oncorhynchus mykiss isolate Arlee chromosome 17, USDA_OmykA_1.1, whole genome shotgun sequence genomic segment:
- the LOC118940438 gene encoding histone H3-like has translation MSRRRCRLYKLHIGILRLYSDCERRKLASAMARTKQTARKSTGGKAPRKQLATKAARKSAPATGGVKKPHRYRPGTVALREIRRYQKSTELLIRKLPFQRLVREIAQDFKTDLRFQSSAVMALQEASEAYLVGLFEDTNLCAIHAKRVTIMPKDIQLARRIRGERA, from the coding sequence atgagcagaCGCCGCTGCCGGCTTTATAAACTTCACATAGGCATTTTGAGGCTATACTCCGACTGTGAAAGAAGGAAGCTAGCTAGCGCCATGGCCAGAACCAAGCAAACCGCTCGCAAATCCACCGGTGGCAAAGCACCCAGGAAGCAGCTCGCCACCAAGGCTGCGCGCAAGAGCGCCCCGGCCACCGGCGGCGTGAAGAAGCCTCACCGTTACAGGCCCGGCACCGTGGCTCTTAGAGAGATCCGTCGTTACCagaagtccactgagctgctgatccgcaaactgcctttccagcgcctggtgcgagaaattgcccaggactttaagaccgacctgcgcttccagagttccgcagtgatggccctgcaggaggcaagcgaggcttacctggtcggcctgttcgaggacaccaacctgtgcgccatccacgccaagagggtgaccatcatgcccaaggacatccagctggcccgtcgtattcgcggagagcgcgcataa
- the LOC118940436 gene encoding histone H2B — translation MPEPAKSAPKKGSKKAVTKTAGKGGKKRRKSRKESYAIYVYKVLKQVHPDTGISSKAMGIMNSFVNDIFERIAGESSRLAHYNKRSTITSREIQTAVRLLLPGELAKHAVSEGTKAVTKYTSSK, via the coding sequence ATGCCCGAGCCAGCAAAGTCCGCGCCCAAGAAGGGCTCCAAGAAAGCCGTCACCAAGACCGCAGGGAAAGGCGGCAAGAAACGCCGAAAGTCGAGGAAGGAGAGCTACGCCATTTACGTGTACAAAGTCCTGAAGCAGGTCCACCCCGATACCGGCATCTCCTCCAAGGCCATGGGAATCATGAACTCGTTCGTGAACGACATCTTCGAGCGTATCGCCGGAGAGTCGTCTCGCCTGGCCCACTACAACAAGCGTTCCACCATCACCTCCAGGGAGATCCAGACCGCAGTGCGCCTGCTGCTCCCCGGAGAGCTGGCCAAGCACGCAGTGTCCGAGGGCACCAAGGCCGTGACCAAGTACACCAGCTCCAAGTAA
- the LOC118940435 gene encoding histone H3, which yields MARTKQTARKSTGGKAPRKQLATKAARKSAPATGGVKKPHRYRPGTVALREIRRYQKSTELLIRKLPFQRLVREIAQDFKTDLRFQSSAVMALQEASEAYLVGLFEDTNLCAIHAKRVTIMPKDIQLARRIRGERA from the coding sequence ATGGCCAGAACCAAGCAAACCGCTCGCAAATCCACCGGTGGCAAAGCACCCAGGAAGCAGCTCGCCACCAAGGCTGCGCGCAAGAGCGCCCCGGCCACCGGCGGCGTGAAGAAGCCTCACCGTTACAGGCCCGGCACCGTGGCTCTTAGAGAGATCCGTCGTTACCagaagtccactgagctgctgatccgcaaactgcctttccagcgcctggtgcgagaaattgcccaggactttaagaccgacctgcgcttccagagttccgcagtgatggccctgcaggaggcaagcgaggcttacctggtcggcctgttcgaggacaccaacctgtgcgccatccacgccaagagggtgaccatcatgcccaaggacatccagctggcccgtcgtattcgcggagagcgcgcataa
- the LOC118940137 gene encoding histone H2A yields MSGRGKTGGKARAKAKTRSSRAGLQFPVGRVHRLLRKGNYAERVGAGAPVYLAAVLEYLTAEILELAGNAARDNKKTRIIPRHLQLAVRNDEELNKLLGGVTIAQGGVLPNIQAVLLPKKTEKAVKAK; encoded by the coding sequence ATGAGCGGAAGAGGCAAAACCGGAGGCAAGGCCAGGGCGAAGGCAAAGACACGTTCATCCCGTGCCGGGCTCCAGTTCCCCGTGGGCCGTGTGCACAGGCTGCTGCGTAAAGGCAACTACGCCGAGCGTGTGGGCGCTGGCGCACCAGTGTACCTGGCCGCAGTGCTCGAGTACCTGACTGCTGAGATCCTGGAGTTGGCCGGAAACGCTGCCCGTGACAACAAGAAGACTCGTATCATCCCCCGTCACCTGCAGCTGGCAGTCCGTAACGACGAGGAGCTGAACAAACTGCTTGGCGGCGTGACCATCGCTCAGGGTGGTGTTCTGCCCAACATCCAGGCAGTGCTGCTCCCCAAGAAGACTGAGAAGGCCGTCAAAGCCAAGTAA
- the LOC118940437 gene encoding uncharacterized protein LOC118940437 yields the protein MSGRGKGGKGLGKGGAKRHRKVLRDNIQGITKPAIRRLARRGGVKRISGLIYEETRGVLKVFLENVIRDAVTYTEHAKRKTVTAMDVVYALKRQGRTLPEAVHVRKLASAMARTKQTARKSTGGKAPRKQLATKAARKSAPATGGVKKPHRYRPGTVALREIRRYQKSTELLIRKLPFQRLVREIAQDFKTDLRFQSSAVMALQEASEAYLVGLFEDTNLSSEHTMSGRGKGGKGLGKGGAKRHRKVLRDNIQGITKPAIRRLARRGGVKRISGLIYEETRGVLKVFLENVIRDAVTYTEHAKRKTVTAMDVVYALKRQGRTLYGFGG from the exons ATGTCTGGAAGAGGTAAAGGCGGCAAGGGACTCGGAAAAGGAGGCGCCAAGCGTCACCGTAAGGTTCTCCGCGATAACATCCAGGGAATCACCAAGCCCGCCATTCGCCGTCTGGCTCGCCGTGGCGGCGTGAAGCGTATCTCCGGGCTGATCTACGAGGAGACCCGCGGTGTCCTGAAGGTGTTCCTTGAGAACGTGATCCGTGACGCCGTCACCTACACCGAGCACGCCAAGAGGAAGACCGTTACGGCCATGGACGTGGTCTACGCTCTGAAACGCCAGGGACGCACCCT TCCTGAAGCAG TGCATGT AAGGAAGCTAGCTAGCGCCATGGCCAGAACCAAGCAAACCGCTCGCAAATCCACCGGTGGCAAAGCACCCAGGAAGCAGCTCGCCACCAAGGCTGCGCGCAAGAGCGCCCCGGCCACCGGCGGCGTGAAGAAGCCTCACCGTTACAGGCCCGGCACCGTGGCTCTTAGAGAGATCCGTCGTTACCagaagtccactgagctgctgatccgcaaactgcctttccagcgcctggtgcgagaaattgcccaggactttaagaccgacctgcgcttccagagttccgcagtgatggccctgcaggaggcaagcgaggcttacctggtcggcctgttcgaggacaccaacctgt CTAGTGAACACACGATGTCTGGAAGAGGTAAAGGCGGCAAGGGACTCGGAAAAGGAGGCGCCAAGCGTCACCGTAAGGTTCTCCGCGATAACATCCAGGGAATCACCAAGCCCGCCATTCGCCGTCTGGCTCGCCGTGGCGGCGTGAAGCGTATCTCCGGGCTGATCTACGAGGAGACCCGCGGTGTCCTGAAGGTGTTCCTTGAGAACGTGATCCGTGACGCCGTCACCTACACCGAGCACGCCAAGAGGAAGACCGTTACGGCCATGGACGTGGTCTACGCTCTGAAACGCCAGGGACGCACCCTGTACGGTTTCGGCGGTTAA
- the LOC118940138 gene encoding histone H1: MAEVAPAPAAAAPAKAPKKKAAAKPKKAGPSVGELIVKAVSASKERSGVSLAALKKSLAAGGYDVEKNNSRVKIAVKSLVTKGTLVQTKGTGASGSFKLNKKAVEAKKPAKKAAAPKAKKVAAKKPAAAKKPKKVAAKKAVAAKKSPKKAKKPATPKKAAKSPKKVKKPAAAAKKAAKSPKKATKAAKPKAAKPKAAKAKKAAPKKK, from the coding sequence ATGGCAGAAGTCGCACCAGCACCCGCCGCCGCCGCGCCGGCCAAGGCACCCAAGAAGAAGGCAGCAGCCAAGCCCAAGAAAGCGGGACCCAGCGTAGGCGAGCTCATCGTCAAGGCGGTGTCCGCCTCCAAGGAGAGGAGCGGCGTGTCCCTGGCCGCGCTCAAGAAGTCTCTGGCGGCAGGCGGCTACGACGTGGAGAAGAACAACTCCCGTGTCAAGATCGCCGTCAAGAGCCTCGTCACCAAGGGCACCCTGGTCCAGACCAAGGGCACCGGTGCTTCCGGCTCCTTCAAGCTCAACAAGAAGGCCGTCGAGGCAAAGAAGCCCGCCAAGAAAGCCGCAGCCCCCAAAGCTAAGAAGGTGGCCGCCAAGAAGCCCGCCGCCGCCAAGAAGCCCAAGAAGGTAGCAGCCAAGAAGGCCGTGGCCGCAAAGAAGTCCCCCAAGAAGGCCAAGAAGCCCGCTACACCCAAAAAGGCCGCCAAGAGCCCAAAGAAGGTGAAGAAGCCCGCCGCAGCGGCCAAGAAAGCGGCCAAGAGCCCCAAGAAGGCTACCAAGGCAGCGAAGCCCAAAGCCGCCAAGCCCAAGGCGGCCAAGGCCAAGAAGGCAGCCCCCAAGAAGAAGTAA